The window CTGGGTTCATCCAATATGACTAGATCCGGTTCGCTTAACAATGCTTGCGCTATGCCAAGCCTCTGCTGCATACCCTTACTATACTCACCTATGAAATCATTTTCCCTCCCTTTTAACCCAACAATCTCAATCAACTTTTTTATTCGGTTTTTCCTCTCTTGAATCGGTATACCGTACATCTGCCCATAAATATCGAGAAGCTCTCGAGCCCTCAGATGCTTCGGAAACCTTGGCAGCTCAGGCATATAGCCTATCCTGAGCCTCATCCTTGGGTTATCGCCACGAACCTCTTCACCTAAAACTATTGCCCGCCCGCCTTCAGGTCTAAGAAGCCCGACAAGAATCTTTATTGTCGTAGTTTTTCCAGCCCCATTAGGGCCGAGGAAGCCATGTATTGTTCCGGATCTAACCTTTATATTAAGCTTATTTACGGCTGTTAAATCGCCGTACCTCTTCGTTAAATCGATGGTTTCGATCGCTAAGCTCATTTT of the Candidatus Bathyarchaeia archaeon genome contains:
- a CDS encoding ABC transporter ATP-binding protein, with product MSLAIETIDLTKRYGDLTAVNKLNIKVRSGTIHGFLGPNGAGKTTTIKILVGLLRPEGGRAIVLGEEVRGDNPRMRLRIGYMPELPRFPKHLRARELLDIYGQMYGIPIQERKNRIKKLIEIVGLKGRENDFIGEYSKGMQQRLGIAQALLSEPDLVILDEPSLGLDPVGMVEIREIIREIAKNGATVFLSSHLLAEVEQICTHVSIIHRGVCLAEGPLRDVIGKIAGSAILEIEVAENPYSVVENIRNLPFISRVKVEGNKIVVEVNADEDIRPKLSRAITEAGGTIIYMNTRIMSLEEAFIRLIMK